The stretch of DNA GCGAGGTCGCGCAGGAGGATGTCCCTGATCACCATGCTCGCATGCACCTGGATATAGCTGCGCTGGTCGTGCGTCCACCACCGGTGCACCGGGGCGGTGAACCCGCAGTACGGGCAGGAGTAGTCGGCGCCCGAGTCCTCCTCAAAGGCATAGAGGCGGTTCGAGTTCAGTACGTTGAACGAGTTCAGGCGGGCCTTTGAGATGCGCTCAACCTCCTGTTCGTTCAGCTGCATCTTGAAGGTCCGTGCACAGGACGGGCAGGTCCTGGCAATAAACCCGTCGTCATCAAAAGGAAACGGAATACGAATGGTAATGTCGCTCATGGCATGCTCACCCCGGGGATCTCTTCCCGGCAGCGTGGGGGCGGGGATCTCTCGAGTTCCCCATTCACAATGAATCCAGAGCCAATATATACTCTTCGAAATGATGCCATGCTCTGGTGCATGGCAGATATGCATTCCAACATCTCCTCGCAAATCATAATATTTTCTCAGGATAAGGGAGGGATGCCGCACGGGTGCGGCGGAGGGGGGACAAATGGGAAAGATCGAAGAGATGGAGTCCGCAGGCGATCTCGACGGGATCGCCGATAAAGTGCGAAGCGGGGCGACGAGCGAGCGGGTCGCCGCCGCATGGAAACTGGGGGCCCACGGCGACGAAGGCGTCAGGCGCCTGATGCCGCTCCTCCTCGATGGAAGCCTCGAGGAGCGGTGGCGGGCGGCCATGGGGCTGACCAGGGCCGGCGAGAAGGCGGTCGATCCCCTGATCGGCGCCCTCGCCAGCGAACGCCCCGAGACAAGGAGCGCCGCGGCCTGGGCCCTGCAGGAGATTGGGGACCGAAAGGCCGTAAAACCGCTGATCAAGGCGCTCGAAGATTCGGAGGATTCGTGCCGCTGGATGGCGGCGGCCTGCCTGATCAGGTTCGCCGACGAAGAAGGGCTCAAGGCGCTTGAGGATGCCCTTGGAAAAGAGAGCGAGGAGGGCAGGGGGTATATCGGCCTGCTCGCGGAGGGGTCCTGAGGGGCCGCCCCGCACCTGTTTTTTATTCCGCCCCGAGCGCCTCGATCGGGTTGAGGCGTGCCGCCCGCAGCGCCGGGTACACCCCAGAGAGCAGGCAGACACCGATCCCGATCCCCATGCCGACCGGGATGTACACCAGTGTCTGCGGGGCGAAGAAGAAGGTCGTGTCCCCGAACATGAAGGAGATCAGCAGGTATCCGCCGAGCAGGCTCACCAGGGCACCGACGAACGAGCCCGCAACTCCCAGGATCACCGCCTCGTACAGGAATATCAGACTGATCTCGTGCTTCTGCACCCCGATGCTCCGCAGGATCCCGATCTCCTTGATCCGCTCGGAGACCGACATCAGCATCACGTTGAAGATGCTCACCGCCGCCACGATGAGGGAGATCCCGCCGATCGCCATCACGAAGAGGGAGATGCTCCCGAGGGCCTGGTTGACCATGTCCAGGAAGGCGCGGGAGTCCCAGACCGTCACCGTATCCTCGCGCCGGTTCATCTTGGACTCGATGCTCTCCTTCACCCGGTCGATTGCCGAGAGGTCCTTGACGACGATCTGGACCATGCTGTAGCCTTTGTCCCCGTAGATCGAGGTGAAGGT from Methanofollis liminatans DSM 4140 encodes:
- a CDS encoding HEAT repeat domain-containing protein; translated protein: MGKIEEMESAGDLDGIADKVRSGATSERVAAAWKLGAHGDEGVRRLMPLLLDGSLEERWRAAMGLTRAGEKAVDPLIGALASERPETRSAAAWALQEIGDRKAVKPLIKALEDSEDSCRWMAAACLIRFADEEGLKALEDALGKESEEGRGYIGLLAEGS
- a CDS encoding ABC transporter permease produces the protein MIFSRILFDLATRNVRLHFLRSLLAAVGIVIGVLAITAMGMMGSTLQLSVSSQLSEGANTLVVYPYMTTGSDEGITERQLRDIKLSAGTNPVIPIMSGSDRIAVGSEDGYASVYGLDPGDIGEIAEVDRGVSVRGGEGALVGPALAREYDMRVGSRIVLGSEGGRSLRVVGILKESGFSGAMMTDNAIVVAENTFTSIYGDKGYSMVQIVVKDLSAIDRVKESIESKMNRREDTVTVWDSRAFLDMVNQALGSISLFVMAIGGISLIVAAVSIFNVMLMSVSERIKEIGILRSIGVQKHEISLIFLYEAVILGVAGSFVGALVSLLGGYLLISFMFGDTTFFFAPQTLVYIPVGMGIGIGVCLLSGVYPALRAARLNPIEALGAE